The following proteins are co-located in the Rippkaea orientalis PCC 8801 genome:
- a CDS encoding RelA/SpoT family protein, which translates to MNVVTYPESKPVTLPLPDWLNQCLIAYQSDSNSEEISLICRAFNFAYQLHEGQYRKSGEPYIAHPIAVAGLLRDLGGDKAMIAAGFLHDVVEDTDVTVEQIEENFGSEVRQLVEGVTKLSKFNFSSKTEHQAENFRRMFLAMAKDIRVIVVKLADRLHNMRTLEHLKPEKQERIARETKEIFAPLANRLGIWRFKWELEDLSFKYLEPEAYREIQSLVAEKRSDRETRLETIKEMLRQRLQKIGVQVVELQGRPKHLYGIYHKMQRQQKGFNQIYDIAALRIIVKNNEDCYRALAVVHDAFKPIPGRFKDYIGLPKPNRYQSLHTTVVGLTGRPLEVQIRTLEMHHIAEYGIAAHWKYKETGGSDHTELSEEDEKFTWLRQLLEWQKDLQDAQEYVDTLKDNLFDDDVYVFTPQGDVVALARGSTPVDFAYRIHTEVGNHMKGARINEKWSVLDTPLHNGDIVEIITQKNCHPSLDWLNFAVTPSARNRIRQWYKRSRREENVARGREMLEKELGKSGLDALLKSDPMQMVAERCNYQSVEDLLAALGYGEITLNQVIKRWREVTAKTQENQTVEGFSNPCPPSSCPGKQSKSPIMGVEGLVYNMAGCCHPLPGEAIIGIVTLGAKGISIHRQGCPNIETIPSDRLVPVRWNPTENQTCLTTYPVDIAIEALDRVGVLKDILSRLSDNNINVRNAGVKTGRNKPAMISLRIDIRDRQQLECVINQIRNMSDILSIHRVNSLEA; encoded by the coding sequence ATGAATGTCGTTACTTATCCTGAGTCGAAACCCGTTACCTTACCTCTTCCTGATTGGCTGAACCAATGTTTAATCGCTTATCAATCCGATAGTAACAGCGAGGAGATCAGTCTGATTTGTCGCGCGTTCAACTTTGCTTACCAACTCCATGAAGGACAATATCGGAAATCGGGAGAACCGTATATAGCCCATCCTATCGCCGTTGCAGGATTATTACGGGATTTAGGGGGAGATAAGGCCATGATTGCGGCGGGATTTCTCCATGATGTCGTAGAAGATACCGATGTTACCGTAGAACAAATCGAAGAAAATTTTGGGTCAGAAGTCAGACAGTTAGTCGAAGGGGTCACAAAACTCTCGAAATTCAATTTTTCGAGTAAAACAGAACATCAAGCCGAAAATTTTCGGCGGATGTTTTTAGCCATGGCCAAGGATATTCGGGTGATTGTGGTTAAATTAGCCGATCGCCTCCACAATATGCGAACCCTAGAACACCTCAAACCCGAAAAACAAGAACGCATTGCTAGAGAAACCAAAGAAATTTTTGCCCCTTTAGCCAATCGGCTAGGTATCTGGCGGTTTAAGTGGGAATTAGAAGATTTATCGTTTAAATACCTAGAACCCGAAGCCTATCGAGAAATTCAATCGTTGGTAGCGGAAAAACGCAGCGATCGCGAAACCCGTCTGGAAACCATCAAAGAAATGTTACGGCAACGTCTGCAAAAAATTGGAGTTCAGGTCGTAGAACTCCAAGGCCGCCCCAAGCATTTGTACGGAATATATCATAAAATGCAGCGACAGCAAAAAGGATTCAATCAAATTTATGATATTGCTGCCCTAAGAATTATTGTCAAAAATAATGAAGATTGTTATCGTGCCCTAGCGGTGGTTCACGACGCTTTTAAACCCATTCCAGGGCGATTTAAAGACTATATTGGACTCCCTAAACCCAACCGCTACCAATCTCTTCATACAACAGTCGTTGGGTTAACGGGTCGTCCCCTAGAAGTACAAATTCGTACTTTGGAAATGCACCACATCGCAGAATACGGGATTGCCGCCCATTGGAAGTATAAAGAAACCGGGGGGTCAGACCATACCGAACTGTCAGAAGAAGATGAGAAATTTACCTGGTTGCGTCAACTCCTTGAATGGCAAAAAGATCTCCAAGATGCCCAAGAATACGTCGATACTCTCAAAGATAACCTCTTTGATGATGATGTGTATGTCTTTACTCCCCAAGGGGATGTGGTGGCGTTAGCCCGAGGATCAACCCCCGTAGACTTCGCCTATCGCATCCATACAGAAGTCGGCAACCACATGAAAGGGGCGAGAATTAACGAAAAATGGTCAGTTTTAGATACCCCCCTGCATAATGGCGATATTGTTGAGATTATTACCCAGAAAAACTGTCATCCTAGCCTAGATTGGTTGAATTTTGCCGTTACTCCTAGTGCGCGTAACCGTATCCGTCAATGGTATAAGCGATCGCGCAGAGAAGAGAATGTGGCGCGAGGACGGGAGATGTTAGAGAAGGAACTGGGCAAAAGTGGCTTAGATGCGTTATTAAAATCTGATCCGATGCAGATGGTAGCCGAACGGTGTAACTATCAGTCCGTTGAAGACTTATTGGCAGCTTTGGGATATGGGGAAATTACCCTCAATCAAGTGATCAAACGGTGGCGGGAAGTAACGGCTAAAACCCAAGAAAACCAAACAGTAGAGGGTTTTTCTAATCCTTGTCCTCCGTCTTCTTGTCCAGGGAAACAAAGTAAATCGCCCATTATGGGGGTTGAGGGGTTAGTCTATAATATGGCCGGGTGTTGTCATCCCTTGCCTGGAGAAGCGATTATTGGCATAGTCACCCTGGGGGCTAAGGGCATTTCTATCCATCGCCAAGGCTGTCCTAATATAGAGACGATTCCTAGCGATCGCTTAGTTCCCGTGCGTTGGAATCCCACCGAGAATCAAACCTGTCTGACGACTTATCCGGTGGATATTGCCATTGAAGCCTTAGATCGGGTGGGAGTGCTTAAGGACATTTTATCACGGCTGAGCGACAATAATATTAATGTTCGTAACGCCGGGGTGAAAACGGGACGCAATAAACCAGCGATGATTAGTTTACGCATTGATATCCGCGATCGTCAACAATTAGAATGTGTCATCAATCAGATCCGAAATATGAGTGATATTCTCAGTATTCATCGGGTTAATAGTTTGGAAGCTTAG
- the crcB gene encoding fluoride efflux transporter CrcB, giving the protein MPNYLQFLIVFLGGGLGSCSRYVVSKVISSQLESIFPWGTFTVNIIGCFLIGIFIGMIQRFQFHPNLTVLLVTGFCGGFTTFSSFSYENYLLLKNSEYLLGLLYTFMSLCWGFAATFLAIFLIRRF; this is encoded by the coding sequence ATGCCAAATTATTTACAATTTTTAATCGTATTTTTGGGAGGGGGACTGGGTAGTTGTTCGCGCTATGTTGTTAGTAAAGTTATTAGTAGCCAATTAGAAAGTATTTTCCCTTGGGGAACATTTACCGTTAATATTATTGGATGTTTTCTGATTGGTATTTTTATTGGAATGATTCAACGGTTTCAATTTCATCCCAATTTAACTGTATTATTAGTAACAGGATTTTGTGGCGGTTTTACAACATTTTCTTCCTTCTCCTATGAGAATTATTTATTGCTTAAAAATAGTGAATATTTATTAGGTTTACTGTATACTTTTATGAGTTTATGTTGGGGATTTGCTGCAACTTTTTTAGCGATTTTTCTAATAAGAAGGTTTTGA
- a CDS encoding glutaminase translates to MVCKVISSDLILQAQDKAKIGQLPDYIPWLSQADPNGLAIAFISLDNQLESHGNIEQIFPLMSVIKPFVLLYLLEQLGEELVFKKVGQNPSNLPFNSLDQLEIDNGFPRNPMINSGAITLASLLMGENGFNRCEKLRFWLNKQAGCQLFLSETILNSVRSLPNFRNQAIVEKLTAKGYLENPELALDTYNHICCLSGTIIDLVRLGLLLVKGSDLILAKHCQIVREIMTTCGLYEASADFAQKVGLPTKSGVSGAVLTLIPEQGAIACYSPPLDAQGNSVAGLWLVEHIASLIC, encoded by the coding sequence ATGGTTTGCAAGGTGATTTCATCTGATTTAATACTCCAAGCGCAAGATAAGGCAAAAATAGGGCAACTTCCTGATTATATTCCCTGGTTATCCCAAGCTGATCCTAATGGGTTAGCCATAGCTTTTATTAGCTTAGATAATCAGTTAGAAAGTCACGGAAATATTGAACAAATATTTCCCTTGATGAGTGTTATTAAACCCTTTGTTTTACTTTACCTTCTTGAACAGTTAGGAGAGGAATTAGTCTTTAAAAAAGTAGGACAAAACCCTTCTAATTTACCCTTTAATTCTTTGGATCAATTAGAGATAGATAATGGATTTCCTCGTAATCCGATGATTAATAGTGGTGCAATTACTTTGGCCTCTTTGTTAATGGGTGAGAACGGATTTAATCGGTGTGAAAAATTGCGTTTTTGGCTGAATAAACAAGCAGGTTGTCAGTTATTTTTAAGCGAAACTATCCTCAATTCTGTTCGTTCTCTCCCTAACTTTCGTAATCAGGCAATTGTTGAAAAATTAACCGCTAAAGGCTACTTAGAAAATCCAGAGTTAGCTTTAGATACCTACAACCATATTTGTTGTTTATCGGGGACAATTATTGATTTAGTTCGTCTGGGATTATTGTTAGTGAAAGGGTCTGATTTAATATTAGCAAAACACTGTCAAATTGTTAGGGAAATTATGACCACCTGTGGGTTATACGAAGCGTCAGCAGACTTTGCCCAAAAAGTGGGATTACCGACGAAATCAGGGGTTAGTGGCGCAGTTTTAACCCTCATTCCCGAACAAGGCGCGATCGCTTGTTATAGTCCCCCGCTTGATGCTCAAGGTAACTCAGTCGCCGGGTTATGGCTAGTAGAACATATTGCCTCGCTGATTTGTTGA
- a CDS encoding methyl-accepting chemotaxis protein: MNLFKLLTIQSKLLSLLIFSAFIMALGAIMTGFGMTQLYKEVRRVAEQDLSLIQKFIQIQENQLDQVVFFEKSFRGIYTGNKNTGDDNIDASINEFNARHNKIDGAIGESKSLIAKQIRETISDEEKDAFNLIGQTLNQYEQTYIGYRNEADRAFGLIKSNQIAQAKAAGEGLQKIQEQLKAENTELLQEVIKWSQQAADLAKEHQQRTVFLVSFVFFIGIAANIILGLWITNNITSSLKKAVAVAEAVSAGNLTAEVEMTSNDEIGQLLGALKTMIANLNSLISEVQQSGIQITSSTTQMSASRKQLEATLTEQIASTNEVTTTAQEIANTSEELVHTMEQITEMSQSTADAANQGQHDLGRMEQTMRQLAEATTSIASKLGVMSEKAHNINSVVLTITKVADQTNLLSLNAAIEAEKAGEYGAGFAVVAREIRRLADQTAVATLEIEQMVKEMQSAVSMGVMEMDKFNKEVSSSVEDVGSISQQIAQVIEQVQSITPRFELVSKSMEEQARSAQHIREAMEQLSEGSEQTAYSLHDTHIVLERLDDAAQGLQSEISVFKVKQ; the protein is encoded by the coding sequence ATGAATCTTTTTAAATTGTTAACCATTCAATCAAAATTACTAAGTCTACTGATTTTTTCTGCCTTCATTATGGCCCTTGGAGCGATCATGACCGGGTTTGGCATGACTCAACTTTATAAAGAAGTCAGAAGAGTGGCTGAACAAGATCTTTCGTTGATTCAAAAATTTATTCAAATTCAGGAAAATCAACTCGATCAAGTGGTGTTTTTTGAAAAGTCTTTTCGCGGTATTTATACAGGAAATAAAAATACAGGAGACGATAATATAGACGCTTCGATCAATGAATTTAATGCCCGACATAACAAAATTGATGGGGCTATTGGAGAATCTAAAAGTTTAATTGCTAAACAAATTAGAGAAACTATCTCTGACGAAGAAAAAGATGCCTTTAACTTAATTGGTCAAACCCTCAATCAATACGAACAAACCTATATCGGATATCGCAATGAAGCTGATCGGGCGTTTGGATTAATTAAAAGTAATCAAATTGCTCAAGCTAAAGCGGCCGGTGAAGGACTTCAGAAGATACAAGAACAGCTAAAAGCAGAAAACACGGAACTGTTGCAAGAAGTGATTAAATGGTCGCAACAAGCAGCCGATTTAGCCAAAGAGCATCAGCAAAGAACTGTATTTTTAGTGTCTTTCGTCTTCTTTATTGGTATTGCTGCTAATATTATTTTAGGATTATGGATTACTAATAATATTACTAGCTCGTTAAAGAAAGCTGTAGCCGTTGCAGAGGCGGTTTCTGCGGGTAATCTGACGGCGGAAGTTGAAATGACTTCTAATGATGAAATTGGGCAACTATTAGGAGCCCTCAAAACTATGATTGCTAACCTTAATTCTTTGATTTCTGAGGTGCAACAATCGGGCATTCAAATTACCAGTTCAACCACCCAAATGTCAGCTTCTAGAAAGCAATTAGAAGCTACCTTAACCGAACAAATTGCCTCGACTAATGAAGTCACCACAACTGCACAGGAAATTGCCAATACTTCTGAAGAATTAGTCCATACCATGGAGCAAATTACGGAGATGTCCCAAAGTACGGCTGACGCAGCCAATCAGGGACAACACGACTTAGGAAGAATGGAACAAACGATGCGTCAATTAGCAGAAGCGACCACTTCTATTGCGTCTAAATTAGGGGTGATGAGTGAAAAAGCCCATAATATTAATAGCGTCGTTTTAACCATTACAAAAGTTGCCGATCAAACCAATTTACTTTCGTTAAACGCTGCTATTGAAGCAGAAAAAGCGGGAGAATACGGCGCAGGGTTTGCTGTCGTTGCCCGCGAAATTCGCCGTTTAGCCGATCAAACCGCCGTCGCTACATTAGAAATCGAACAAATGGTTAAAGAGATGCAATCGGCTGTTTCTATGGGGGTCATGGAAATGGACAAATTTAATAAGGAAGTGAGTAGTAGTGTGGAAGATGTGGGGAGTATTAGTCAACAAATTGCCCAAGTTATTGAACAGGTTCAAAGTATTACTCCTCGCTTTGAATTAGTAAGTAAAAGCATGGAAGAACAAGCGCGTAGTGCTCAACATATTCGAGAAGCAATGGAACAACTCAGTGAAGGTTCTGAACAAACTGCCTATTCTTTACATGATACCCACATTGTTCTCGAACGTTTAGATGATGCTGCTCAAGGATTACAATCAGAAATATCTGTCTTTAAAGTCAAACAGTAA
- a CDS encoding CheR family methyltransferase: MNSEQTEIARLLKERVGLEESKIGTRQLSKAIANRQKACGCNDLPSYLKHLERSQREFQELVEEIVISETWFFRHYEAFNLLRKYVRSEWLPNHPQEKLRVLSLPCSTGEEAYSIAMTLFEVPLSPHQFEIDGMDISETALAKAKQGIYGSNSFRTHDFPEDKSFFTIGNDLYEVPPSVRNQVKFRQNNLLNTWLLQEPYQIIFCRHLLIYLDNASRNRAINILEKILCDRGLLFVGAVETTLLNSPPFRYMPHPSAFAYQKILDPAPSSPIKPPVVSSPSNLVTVKKRKPFPSNPSPSPESQQTQLSALKSARKLANQGQLSEATEQCQNYLSQNPADASAYLLLGEIEQAKGNIDKAQRYFQKALYLQPDYQEALMHLALLRESQGDAKGAAVLKNRIQRLQNP, translated from the coding sequence ATGAACTCTGAACAAACAGAAATAGCAAGATTACTCAAAGAAAGAGTCGGTTTAGAGGAAAGCAAGATCGGGACTCGCCAATTATCAAAGGCGATCGCCAACCGCCAAAAAGCTTGCGGATGTAACGATTTGCCTAGCTATCTGAAACATCTTGAGCGTTCTCAACGGGAATTTCAGGAACTCGTCGAAGAAATCGTCATTTCTGAAACGTGGTTTTTTCGGCATTACGAAGCCTTTAACCTCCTGCGAAAATACGTTAGAAGCGAATGGCTTCCCAACCATCCCCAAGAAAAATTACGAGTCTTAAGCTTACCCTGTTCCACCGGAGAAGAAGCCTACTCCATTGCTATGACACTGTTCGAGGTTCCCCTAAGTCCACACCAATTTGAGATCGATGGGATGGATATCAGTGAAACCGCTTTAGCCAAGGCAAAACAGGGAATTTATGGGAGTAATTCCTTTCGGACTCATGATTTTCCTGAAGATAAATCATTTTTTACCATCGGAAATGATTTGTATGAAGTTCCTCCTTCAGTGCGTAATCAAGTGAAATTTAGACAAAATAATCTGTTGAATACCTGGTTACTGCAAGAACCCTACCAGATCATCTTCTGTCGTCATTTACTGATTTATTTAGACAATGCGTCACGCAACCGTGCTATCAATATCCTAGAGAAAATCCTCTGCGATCGCGGCTTGCTATTTGTCGGTGCTGTTGAAACCACGTTGCTCAATAGTCCGCCTTTTCGCTATATGCCCCATCCTTCGGCGTTTGCCTATCAGAAAATACTCGATCCTGCCCCATCCTCACCCATAAAACCGCCTGTTGTCTCCAGTCCTTCCAACCTTGTCACCGTCAAAAAACGCAAGCCTTTCCCCTCAAATCCCAGTCCATCACCTGAATCTCAGCAAACCCAACTTTCTGCTTTAAAAAGTGCCCGAAAACTGGCTAATCAGGGACAATTATCGGAAGCGACGGAACAGTGTCAGAACTATCTAAGCCAAAATCCCGCCGATGCCTCCGCCTATTTATTACTCGGAGAAATTGAACAAGCCAAAGGAAATATAGATAAAGCTCAGCGATATTTCCAGAAAGCTCTTTATCTTCAACCTGATTATCAAGAGGCCTTAATGCACCTAGCGTTACTCAGAGAAAGTCAAGGAGATGCTAAAGGAGCGGCTGTCCTAAAAAATCGTATTCAACGTCTACAAAATCCTTAA
- a CDS encoding chemotaxis protein CheW: MLLLLFHIGDEKYAIDSTQVVEIIPQVPFRAVYQAPKHVAGVFNYRGKIVPAIDLCCLISGRPCRNCLSTRIIMVNYPLSDGETRYLGLIAEQVTDTVHKRDSDLMPTELPSDTAGYLGEMISEPHGMIQRLRVENLLSDSQQTWLLPENRSQAR, encoded by the coding sequence ATGTTGCTACTGCTATTTCATATCGGGGATGAGAAATACGCCATTGATAGCACCCAGGTAGTGGAGATTATTCCACAAGTACCTTTTAGAGCGGTGTATCAAGCACCTAAGCACGTCGCGGGAGTGTTCAATTATCGCGGTAAAATTGTTCCTGCCATTGATTTATGTTGCTTAATCAGTGGTCGCCCTTGTCGCAACTGTTTAAGTACACGAATTATCATGGTCAATTATCCCCTGTCTGATGGGGAAACTCGTTATTTAGGACTGATTGCCGAGCAAGTCACTGATACGGTACACAAACGAGACAGCGATTTAATGCCCACAGAATTACCCTCAGATACCGCCGGATACTTAGGAGAAATGATCTCAGAACCCCACGGAATGATTCAGCGACTGCGAGTGGAGAACTTACTGTCGGACTCACAACAGACATGGCTATTACCTGAAAATCGGTCGCAAGCAAGATGA
- the folK gene encoding 2-amino-4-hydroxy-6-hydroxymethyldihydropteridine diphosphokinase, whose protein sequence is MVQSAIALGSNLGDSLSILNESLNLISQSPEIDLKAFSSWYRTVPIGPPQPNYLNGCAILETNLSPEKLLQILLKIEQHFGRIRREKWGPRTLDLDLLLYNDLILETDHLQIPHPRMLDRAFVLVPLVQIAPTWVHPVTQKTIIELLDGVDCSGVTLDLTP, encoded by the coding sequence ATGGTTCAATCCGCGATCGCTCTAGGGAGTAATTTAGGAGACTCCCTTAGTATTTTAAATGAAAGTCTTAACTTGATTTCTCAGTCCCCTGAAATAGACCTTAAAGCTTTTTCTTCATGGTATCGAACAGTTCCTATTGGACCACCCCAACCCAACTATCTTAACGGGTGTGCCATCCTTGAAACGAATTTATCTCCTGAAAAATTATTACAAATTCTCCTAAAAATAGAGCAGCACTTTGGACGAATACGACGCGAAAAATGGGGGCCGCGAACCTTAGATTTAGATTTGCTATTATATAATGATTTAATTCTTGAGACAGATCACCTGCAAATTCCCCATCCCCGAATGCTAGATAGGGCTTTTGTTTTAGTCCCTTTGGTACAAATTGCCCCGACTTGGGTACATCCAGTGACTCAAAAAACGATCATTGAACTCCTTGACGGGGTAGACTGTTCTGGAGTGACGCTTGATCTAACCCCCTAA
- a CDS encoding NUDIX hydrolase, producing MSIVNEPPIYLQQRLFYRGRKFNFDVNSLRLPNGVEGDWECIRHPGGALAVPITPEGKLVLVKQYRFAVEGRLLEFPAGTLEPNEEAAETIKREIEEETGYRAHKWHFLGKFPLAPGYSDEYIYPFLAQDLEKLEQPPTQDEDEDIEVVLMTFSEFEAAIIAGELIDAKSITSFLMAKLFLGK from the coding sequence ATGTCTATTGTCAACGAACCCCCCATCTATCTACAACAACGTCTCTTTTATCGGGGACGCAAATTCAATTTTGATGTTAATTCCCTGCGCTTACCCAATGGTGTTGAAGGAGACTGGGAATGTATTCGTCATCCTGGGGGAGCTTTGGCGGTTCCCATTACCCCAGAGGGTAAACTGGTATTGGTGAAACAGTATCGTTTTGCTGTGGAAGGACGACTTTTGGAATTTCCGGCCGGAACCCTAGAACCGAATGAGGAAGCTGCTGAAACGATTAAACGAGAAATTGAGGAAGAAACGGGATATCGCGCTCATAAATGGCATTTTCTCGGTAAATTCCCCCTTGCTCCTGGTTATTCGGATGAGTACATCTATCCTTTTCTTGCCCAAGACTTAGAAAAATTAGAACAACCCCCAACCCAAGATGAGGATGAAGATATTGAAGTGGTTTTAATGACGTTTTCTGAATTTGAAGCAGCTATTATTGCGGGAGAATTGATTGATGCTAAATCAATTACCAGTTTTTTGATGGCTAAACTTTTTTTAGGAAAGTAA
- a CDS encoding FAD-binding domain-containing protein: protein MSKLILFWHRKDLRISDNIGLAKARQKSSKVVGIFCFDSNILEQNDIAPVRIAYLIGCLQELQQTYQKLGSNLLFIQGEPSHIIPQLAAVLDAEAVFWNLDVEPYSQRRDEQVIQALKEQGIKTQTYWDQLLHYPGEIVTKSGEPYKVYTPFWKNWELQSKDSITNNLESLEGLTQTELQQAKNVNIIDLPTVQELGYRWDYPLILSPGETAAAERLDYFCDAAINEYQEQRNFPAIEGTSQLSPALKFGVIGIRTVWQATLKAMENSRSDEVRESIVTWQKELAWREFYQHCLYFFPELAEGPYREDFQDFPWDNNEVLFQAWCEGKTGYPIVDAAMRQLNETGWMHNRCRMIVASFLTKDLMINWQWGEKYFMQTLIDGDLAANNGGWQWSASSGMDPKPLRIFNPASQAQKFDPDADYIRQWLPELRSLDTEVLVTGKISPLDCLSCGYPQPIVNHNQQQREFKRRYSQVKQTKSVNT from the coding sequence ATGAGTAAGTTAATTCTATTTTGGCATCGTAAAGATTTACGGATTTCCGATAATATTGGACTGGCAAAAGCTCGCCAAAAATCATCGAAAGTTGTGGGTATTTTTTGTTTTGATTCTAATATTTTAGAACAGAATGATATCGCTCCAGTGAGGATTGCTTATCTCATTGGTTGTTTACAAGAATTACAACAAACTTATCAAAAATTAGGCAGCAATTTATTATTTATTCAAGGAGAACCCAGTCACATTATTCCCCAGTTAGCCGCCGTTCTTGACGCAGAAGCTGTCTTCTGGAATCTCGATGTTGAACCTTATTCCCAAAGGCGCGATGAACAAGTTATACAAGCTTTAAAAGAACAAGGGATCAAAACCCAAACTTACTGGGATCAATTATTACATTATCCTGGAGAAATTGTGACCAAATCGGGTGAACCTTATAAGGTTTATACGCCATTTTGGAAAAATTGGGAACTGCAATCTAAAGATTCTATTACCAATAATTTAGAAAGTCTAGAAGGATTAACTCAAACAGAACTACAACAGGCTAAAAATGTCAATATTATTGACTTACCCACAGTCCAAGAATTAGGGTATCGTTGGGATTATCCTTTGATTTTATCCCCAGGAGAAACAGCAGCAGCCGAAAGACTCGATTACTTTTGTGATGCAGCGATTAATGAGTATCAAGAACAACGCAATTTCCCCGCTATTGAGGGAACCTCTCAACTGAGTCCTGCCTTAAAATTTGGGGTCATTGGTATTCGTACAGTTTGGCAAGCAACCCTGAAAGCGATGGAAAATAGTCGCAGTGATGAGGTAAGAGAAAGTATTGTAACTTGGCAAAAAGAATTAGCTTGGCGAGAATTTTATCAACATTGTTTATACTTTTTTCCTGAATTAGCCGAGGGACCCTATCGAGAGGACTTTCAAGACTTTCCTTGGGACAATAATGAGGTATTATTTCAAGCTTGGTGTGAGGGAAAAACCGGATATCCTATTGTTGATGCTGCCATGAGACAGTTAAATGAAACTGGATGGATGCACAACCGTTGTCGCATGATTGTAGCGAGTTTTCTGACCAAAGATTTAATGATTAATTGGCAATGGGGAGAAAAATATTTTATGCAAACCTTAATTGATGGAGACTTAGCGGCTAATAATGGGGGATGGCAATGGAGTGCATCGAGTGGAATGGACCCCAAACCTTTACGCATTTTTAACCCAGCTAGTCAAGCGCAAAAATTTGATCCTGATGCTGATTATATCCGTCAATGGCTACCTGAATTAAGGTCCCTTGATACCGAAGTCTTAGTTACGGGAAAAATCTCTCCCCTCGACTGTCTAAGTTGTGGTTATCCTCAACCCATCGTTAATCATAATCAGCAACAACGGGAGTTTAAAAGACGATACAGTCAAGTTAAACAGACAAAATCAGTAAACACTTAA
- the rlmN gene encoding 23S rRNA (adenine(2503)-C(2))-methyltransferase RlmN → MLVTEETLLGKSLDELTQWVEKQGQPTYRGKQLHQWLYEKGARSLDEISVFPKTWREKLINYPIGRSTIDYRTVAPDATRKYLLCLGDGLIIETVGIPTAKRLTVCVSSQVGCPMACDFCATGKGGYQRHLRAHEIVDQVLTVQEDFQRRVSHVVFMGMGEPLLNLEEVVKSVKILNQDIGIGQRSLTISTVGLPQKIIQLAHHHLQVTLAVSLHASNQPLRETLIPSAQHYTLKNLLADCREYVNITGRRISFEYVLLGGVNDLPEQAIELANLLKGFQSHVNLIPYNPIDEADYQRPNQTQIQTFVQVLEQHKIAVSVRYSRGLEANAACGQLRASQR, encoded by the coding sequence ATGCTTGTAACCGAAGAAACCCTGTTAGGGAAATCTTTAGACGAATTGACCCAATGGGTTGAGAAACAGGGACAACCCACCTATCGCGGGAAACAACTCCATCAGTGGTTATACGAGAAAGGGGCGCGATCGCTCGATGAAATTTCTGTTTTCCCGAAAACTTGGCGCGAAAAACTCATCAATTATCCGATTGGTCGTTCTACCATCGATTATCGCACGGTTGCGCCTGATGCAACCCGAAAATATCTATTATGTCTTGGTGATGGGTTAATCATCGAAACGGTGGGTATTCCTACCGCTAAACGCTTGACGGTATGCGTGTCTTCTCAAGTAGGGTGTCCCATGGCCTGCGATTTTTGTGCGACAGGAAAGGGAGGCTATCAACGCCATCTTAGAGCCCATGAAATTGTGGATCAAGTGTTAACGGTTCAAGAGGACTTTCAGCGACGGGTGAGTCATGTTGTCTTTATGGGAATGGGTGAACCTTTATTGAATTTAGAAGAGGTGGTGAAAAGTGTTAAAATTCTCAATCAAGACATCGGAATTGGACAGCGATCGCTGACTATTTCCACGGTAGGACTCCCCCAAAAAATTATTCAATTAGCCCACCATCATCTACAAGTTACCTTAGCGGTTAGCCTTCATGCTTCTAATCAACCATTACGGGAAACATTGATTCCCAGTGCTCAACATTATACCCTCAAAAATTTACTAGCAGATTGTCGAGAATATGTCAATATTACGGGACGTAGAATTAGTTTTGAATATGTTTTGTTAGGGGGAGTGAATGATTTACCTGAACAGGCGATCGAGTTAGCAAACTTATTAAAAGGGTTTCAAAGTCATGTTAATTTGATTCCCTATAATCCCATAGATGAAGCTGATTATCAACGCCCTAATCAAACACAAATTCAAACCTTTGTTCAAGTCCTTGAACAGCATAAAATTGCCGTCAGCGTACGTTATTCAAGGGGACTAGAAGCCAATGCAGCTTGTGGACAATTACGCGCGTCTCAGCGTTAA